A genomic region of Prosthecobacter algae contains the following coding sequences:
- a CDS encoding bifunctional UDP-3-O-[3-hydroxymyristoyl] N-acetylglucosamine deacetylase/3-hydroxyacyl-ACP dehydratase, whose protein sequence is MPASDRQHTLAKPASITGTSLHTGEQVTLTLQPAPENFGFKFRRMDLEDKPFIPALVEKVQKVERATTIAEGGVNVHTVEHVISALAGMGVDNAIIEMDANEPPIVDGSSQPFVELIKKAGLQEQSEPRKIFEIREPIYQETRDGTIITIVPDKKFRISCTNVGPEGRFTQYISLEINPETYEKEIAPARTFVYYEDIAPLMEKGLIKGGTLEAAVVVRGETLLSKQPLRFNNEFVRHKILDIIGDLMLSGKRITGHVIAVRPGHGPNTEMARAIVSQYNAMRAMVPPAVNIPSGEAVLDINEVMNILPHRYPFLLVDRIIGFEGETKCRGIKNVTINEQFFQGHFPGHPIMPGVLQLEAMAQVASIVLLRMPSHQGKIGYFLSANNVKWRKPVVPGDTLIIETEITKAKRSIAQAIGRCLVNGQVVSEAELMFNVVDR, encoded by the coding sequence ATGCCTGCTTCAGACCGTCAACACACGCTGGCCAAGCCCGCCTCCATCACCGGCACTTCACTGCATACCGGTGAGCAAGTCACCCTCACCCTGCAGCCTGCGCCGGAGAACTTCGGTTTCAAGTTTCGCCGCATGGATCTGGAGGACAAGCCTTTCATCCCGGCCCTGGTGGAGAAAGTGCAGAAGGTGGAACGTGCGACCACCATCGCCGAGGGCGGTGTGAATGTGCATACGGTGGAGCATGTCATTAGCGCTCTGGCTGGCATGGGCGTGGACAATGCCATCATTGAGATGGATGCCAATGAGCCCCCCATCGTGGACGGCAGTTCCCAGCCCTTTGTGGAACTGATCAAAAAAGCAGGCCTTCAGGAGCAGTCAGAGCCGCGCAAGATTTTCGAGATCCGTGAGCCGATTTATCAGGAGACCCGCGATGGAACCATCATCACCATCGTGCCGGACAAAAAGTTCCGCATCAGTTGCACCAACGTGGGGCCGGAAGGGCGCTTCACCCAGTATATCTCCCTGGAGATCAATCCGGAGACGTATGAAAAGGAAATCGCCCCGGCTCGCACCTTTGTTTATTATGAAGACATCGCTCCGCTGATGGAGAAGGGGCTGATCAAGGGTGGGACACTGGAAGCCGCAGTGGTTGTCCGTGGGGAAACGCTGCTGTCGAAGCAGCCCCTGCGTTTCAACAACGAGTTCGTCCGCCACAAGATTCTCGACATCATTGGTGACCTCATGCTTTCGGGCAAACGGATCACCGGTCATGTCATCGCCGTGCGTCCAGGCCACGGCCCCAATACCGAGATGGCTCGTGCCATTGTCTCCCAATACAACGCCATGCGCGCCATGGTGCCGCCGGCGGTGAACATCCCAAGTGGTGAGGCCGTGCTGGACATCAATGAGGTGATGAACATCCTGCCTCATCGCTATCCCTTCCTGCTGGTGGACCGCATCATTGGCTTTGAAGGTGAGACCAAGTGCCGTGGCATCAAGAATGTCACCATCAATGAGCAGTTCTTCCAGGGGCATTTCCCAGGCCACCCGATCATGCCAGGGGTGCTGCAACTCGAGGCGATGGCTCAAGTGGCCAGCATCGTGCTTCTGAGAATGCCAAGCCACCAGGGCAAGATCGGCTACTTCCTAAGCGCCAACAACGTCAAGTGGCGGAAGCCCGTGGTTCCTGGCGACACGCTCATCATTGAGACTGAGATCACGAAGGCCAAGCGCAGCATCGCCCAGGCCATTGGGCGCTGTCTGGTCAATGGCCAGGTCGTCTCCGAAGCCGAACTGATGTTCAACGTGGTTGATCGTTAG
- the lpxA gene encoding acyl-ACP--UDP-N-acetylglucosamine O-acyltransferase, whose product MPIHPTAIIDPSAKIGADVTIGPYCIIGAGVELGDGTTLQHHVTVIGPTKIGKNNRFYAYGSIGQQTQDLKYAAEPTYLEIGDDNTFREFCSVHRATSPGDKTVIGSHNNFLSYVHIAHDCIVGNHVIFSNNGTLAGHVVVEDHVILGGLSAVHQFCRIGTRSIIGGCSKVVQDVTPYSTADGNPARTRGLNIVGLQRAGFTREQMRAIRAAFRKVYRSGLNNAQAVEELRSGPLTTEATVFTDFVSTTKRGITPGSKAGVEDGED is encoded by the coding sequence ATGCCCATTCATCCCACTGCCATCATTGATCCTTCTGCAAAAATTGGTGCTGATGTCACGATCGGCCCCTACTGCATCATTGGAGCGGGCGTAGAACTGGGCGATGGCACCACGCTACAGCATCACGTGACCGTCATAGGTCCGACGAAGATCGGGAAAAACAACCGGTTTTATGCCTATGGCTCCATTGGCCAGCAGACGCAGGATTTGAAGTATGCGGCGGAGCCGACGTACCTGGAGATTGGTGACGACAACACCTTCCGCGAGTTTTGTTCTGTGCACCGAGCCACCAGCCCTGGTGATAAAACGGTGATCGGCAGCCACAATAATTTCCTCTCTTATGTGCACATCGCCCACGACTGCATCGTGGGTAACCATGTCATTTTTTCGAACAACGGCACCCTCGCTGGCCATGTGGTGGTGGAGGACCACGTGATTTTAGGAGGGCTCAGCGCCGTGCATCAGTTCTGCCGAATTGGCACCCGCAGCATCATTGGCGGCTGCTCGAAAGTGGTTCAGGATGTGACGCCGTACAGCACTGCCGATGGCAATCCGGCCCGCACTCGCGGGCTAAACATTGTGGGGCTGCAGCGGGCGGGTTTTACCCGTGAGCAGATGCGCGCCATCCGTGCCGCCTTCCGCAAAGTCTATCGCAGCGGCTTGAACAATGCCCAGGCTGTGGAGGAACTGCGCAGCGGCCCGCTGACGACGGAAGCGACCGTTTTCACGGATTTTGTTTCCACCACAAAACGCGGTATCACCCCAGGGAGCAAAGCTGGTGTGGAAGACGGCGAGGATTGA
- a CDS encoding response regulator transcription factor, giving the protein MKRVLIVDDHQLMRDAYKHAMMTLGSYEFGEAGTYQEAQDMMAAQSWDVVILDVTIPGRNGLDFLAEMKARPHAPAVLVCSGHDESVYGVRAFKAGAAGYVCKSAGTGEFLKAIKEILVGQNYISPNLAQNLAAFVRSDFQEQPHTTLSEREFQVLRKLINGDAIKEIASDLSLSSKTVSTYRVRLMEKLRVKSLPELVQYCIQHGLMEKTA; this is encoded by the coding sequence ATGAAGAGAGTTCTCATTGTTGATGATCACCAGCTCATGCGCGACGCCTACAAGCACGCGATGATGACGCTGGGCAGTTATGAGTTCGGCGAAGCCGGCACTTACCAGGAAGCCCAAGATATGATGGCCGCCCAGTCATGGGATGTGGTGATCCTGGACGTGACCATTCCGGGGCGGAACGGGTTAGACTTTCTGGCCGAAATGAAAGCACGTCCCCACGCTCCTGCGGTTCTAGTTTGCAGCGGACATGATGAATCCGTCTATGGCGTCCGGGCTTTCAAGGCTGGAGCTGCAGGCTATGTTTGCAAGAGCGCCGGCACCGGTGAGTTTCTCAAAGCCATCAAGGAAATCCTGGTGGGTCAGAATTACATCAGTCCTAATCTGGCCCAAAATCTGGCCGCCTTTGTCCGTTCCGATTTCCAGGAGCAGCCCCATACGACGCTCTCCGAGCGGGAGTTTCAGGTGCTGCGCAAGCTGATCAACGGCGATGCCATCAAAGAAATCGCCTCCGATCTCAGCCTCAGCAGCAAGACCGTCAGCACTTACCGGGTGCGCCTCATGGAAAAGCTGCGGGTCAAGTCCCTGCCAGAGCTGGTGCAATACTGCATCCAGCATGGCCTGATGGAAAAGACGGCTTAA
- a CDS encoding ABC transporter permease, producing the protein MSLLARHPILRLFASPQHLWRTVSLGMKSIWLNKLRSFLTALGVIFGVASVVAMLAIGEGASHEAQEQIRRLGSQNIILESVKPPDGQGSSAEARSMVLEYGLTTRDMQQIRQTVPGVSVVVPSRILSENIWNLDRSVDGQILGVLPVYPQMRNRTVIQGRFFTDLELNEKLPVCVLNQTAAAKLFPLSTPTGKSVRVKGYYYKILGIMEDEGQRVGGDSGSNTSNVGSAQVMIPFSTLMDQYGETFFRMRSGSFEAEKVEFHEAIIRVEDVNQVESRANAIRHLMTKNHKKEDWRIIVPVELLRQAERTKQIFSIVLGSIAAISLLVGGIGIMNIMLASVTERTREIGIRRAMGARQADIVVQFLIETVLLSGAGGVLGVIVGVSIPIAVEHFAGVTTVVKIWSPALAFLISVFTGIAFGIYPARRAARMNPVEALRHE; encoded by the coding sequence ATGTCTCTGTTAGCCCGCCATCCCATCCTCCGTCTTTTTGCCTCGCCCCAGCATTTGTGGCGCACCGTTTCCCTGGGGATGAAGAGCATTTGGCTCAACAAGCTACGCTCCTTTCTAACCGCCCTGGGGGTCATTTTTGGGGTGGCTTCAGTCGTGGCCATGCTGGCCATCGGCGAAGGTGCCAGCCATGAGGCGCAGGAGCAGATCCGTCGGCTGGGAAGCCAAAACATCATTCTCGAAAGCGTGAAACCGCCAGACGGCCAGGGATCCTCCGCTGAGGCGCGCAGCATGGTCTTGGAATACGGCCTCACCACCCGTGACATGCAGCAGATCCGCCAGACAGTGCCCGGCGTCAGCGTCGTAGTGCCAAGTCGCATCCTCAGCGAAAACATTTGGAACTTGGACCGCAGCGTGGACGGCCAGATCCTGGGCGTGCTGCCGGTTTATCCGCAGATGCGCAACCGCACGGTGATTCAGGGCCGCTTTTTCACCGATCTGGAACTCAATGAAAAACTGCCCGTCTGCGTGCTGAACCAGACGGCAGCGGCCAAACTCTTCCCGCTTTCTACCCCCACAGGCAAATCCGTGCGCGTCAAAGGCTACTACTACAAGATTCTGGGCATCATGGAAGATGAGGGACAGCGCGTGGGGGGCGACAGCGGCAGCAACACCAGCAATGTGGGCAGCGCCCAGGTGATGATTCCCTTTTCCACGCTGATGGACCAGTATGGCGAGACCTTCTTTCGCATGCGCAGCGGTAGCTTTGAGGCGGAAAAAGTCGAGTTCCACGAGGCCATCATACGCGTGGAAGACGTGAACCAGGTGGAAAGCCGGGCCAATGCTATCCGCCATCTCATGACGAAGAATCACAAAAAGGAAGACTGGCGCATCATCGTCCCCGTCGAATTGCTTCGCCAGGCGGAGCGTACCAAGCAGATCTTCAGCATCGTGCTCGGCAGCATCGCTGCCATCTCCCTGCTGGTGGGTGGCATCGGCATCATGAACATCATGCTGGCGAGCGTTACGGAGCGCACCCGCGAGATCGGCATCCGACGCGCCATGGGCGCACGTCAGGCGGACATCGTTGTCCAATTCCTTATTGAAACCGTCCTGCTCTCAGGTGCCGGGGGGGTGCTCGGCGTCATCGTTGGTGTCTCCATCCCGATTGCGGTGGAACACTTTGCTGGTGTAACCACGGTTGTCAAAATATGGTCCCCTGCCCTGGCCTTCCTGATCTCCGTCTTCACTGGCATTGCTTTTGGCATCTATCCCGCCCGTAGGGCAGCCCGGATGAACCCTGTTGAGGCCCTTCGACACGAGTAA
- a CDS encoding pepsin/retropepsin-like aspartic protease family protein: protein MRAFAALSLLLFLPGCTELADHGPASARTLARMETQAVTKDVFLRRMQTVVPLPTSPVTLPFKLVDGVPVAKARLNNHGPVPMMLDTGASRTMVQASLVVEAKVPVMHASDATVELQGIVGREQGRIGLLDPLTLGSWSLHGYPCLVRTYENRLTNRRGASRFPECLLGFDVALNRCTFLTLDYTSNEITFSFQERFRPQTGKRLASTPFRLKQGVPVITLRSGAVRWEAIVDTGSFNKIEISESLAGRLGVQQQGEQVKGLYLMAVGGTVTSGQANLRTVKLADLKLAGDQYRDVRVDIAPGPPRVGSFFLKDYRVTFDMRRKLLHLEW, encoded by the coding sequence ATGCGTGCATTTGCTGCCCTCTCTCTGCTGCTGTTTTTGCCGGGTTGTACGGAGTTGGCCGATCATGGTCCCGCCTCAGCCCGCACCCTGGCACGGATGGAAACGCAGGCTGTGACAAAGGATGTTTTTCTTCGCCGCATGCAGACTGTCGTGCCCCTGCCGACTTCTCCCGTCACGCTTCCATTCAAGCTCGTGGATGGGGTGCCTGTGGCAAAGGCAAGGCTGAACAATCATGGTCCTGTGCCCATGATGCTGGATACCGGGGCCTCTCGCACGATGGTCCAGGCTTCGTTGGTCGTGGAGGCCAAGGTCCCTGTCATGCATGCCTCGGATGCCACCGTGGAATTGCAAGGCATCGTTGGGCGCGAGCAGGGGCGCATCGGCCTGCTGGATCCATTGACGCTGGGTTCCTGGTCGCTGCATGGCTATCCCTGTCTCGTTAGGACTTACGAAAACAGGCTGACGAACCGCCGTGGGGCCAGCCGGTTCCCCGAATGCCTGCTGGGATTCGATGTGGCTCTAAACCGTTGTACTTTCTTGACCCTCGATTACACCTCCAACGAGATCACCTTTAGTTTTCAGGAAAGATTCAGGCCTCAAACAGGCAAAAGGTTGGCGAGCACGCCTTTCCGGCTGAAGCAAGGGGTGCCTGTCATCACCCTGCGCTCCGGTGCTGTGAGATGGGAGGCGATTGTGGATACGGGATCCTTTAACAAGATCGAGATCAGCGAATCACTGGCGGGTCGCCTTGGGGTGCAGCAGCAGGGAGAACAAGTGAAGGGGCTGTATCTCATGGCAGTAGGGGGCACGGTGACGTCTGGCCAGGCTAATTTGCGCACGGTCAAGCTGGCGGATCTGAAGCTGGCAGGGGACCAATATCGGGATGTTCGAGTGGACATCGCCCCCGGGCCGCCAAGGGTGGGCAGCTTTTTCCTGAAGGACTATCGAGTCACCTTCGATATGAGGCGGAAACTTCTCCATCTGGAGTGGTGA
- a CDS encoding cytochrome c3 family protein has protein sequence MGNFFPRWTNWLPLKLAVGVAFIAFGVSVGVAYYFTPKYTRVGYEPTQPVPFSHKIHAGQLGLDCRYCHSFVENSSHANVPTNQTCFNCHGPGKGNVKSASPKLELVVKAHETKQPIPWVKVHKAPDYVYFNHSAHLNRGISCQSCHGQVNEMEVVKHAEPQSMGWCLDCHRNPEQKLRPLDQITNLNYKPEQLDRAAFYQSLIAKGVKTGEIAETIQEGGKAASIEELVSLASVTFGKQVTQLEVGSQLKKHWQVQPPENCTSCHR, from the coding sequence ATGGGTAATTTCTTTCCGCGTTGGACCAATTGGCTGCCTCTCAAGCTGGCCGTCGGGGTCGCATTCATCGCTTTTGGGGTGAGTGTGGGCGTCGCTTATTATTTCACCCCCAAGTACACACGGGTGGGGTATGAGCCGACACAGCCTGTACCATTCTCCCACAAGATTCACGCAGGCCAGCTCGGCCTGGACTGTCGTTACTGCCACTCCTTCGTGGAGAATTCCAGTCACGCCAACGTGCCGACCAACCAGACCTGCTTCAATTGCCACGGCCCAGGCAAAGGCAACGTTAAGTCTGCCAGTCCGAAGCTGGAACTTGTTGTCAAGGCTCATGAAACCAAGCAGCCCATCCCATGGGTTAAGGTACACAAGGCCCCTGACTACGTTTATTTCAATCACAGTGCTCACTTGAATCGCGGCATCTCCTGCCAGTCCTGCCACGGACAGGTCAATGAGATGGAAGTCGTGAAGCATGCTGAGCCTCAGTCCATGGGTTGGTGCCTTGATTGCCATCGCAACCCGGAGCAAAAGCTCCGTCCGCTGGATCAGATAACGAATCTGAACTATAAGCCTGAGCAGCTCGACCGTGCCGCTTTCTACCAGAGTCTCATCGCCAAAGGTGTGAAGACGGGTGAGATTGCTGAAACCATCCAGGAGGGCGGCAAAGCTGCCTCGATTGAAGAGCTTGTCTCTCTGGCCTCCGTCACTTTCGGCAAGCAGGTGACCCAGCTCGAAGTGGGCAGCCAGCTCAAGAAGCACTGGCAGGTGCAACCACCTGAAAACTGCACATCCTGCCACCGCTAA
- a CDS encoding TAT-variant-translocated molybdopterin oxidoreductase produces MKRIWNHPEEPQTGKRYWRSTGELEQRSEFLNKLGVEFPAGDTLNEEERETSRRDFLKLMGASTAMMGLASCRRPLTNILPYTDHVEWVVPGKPLLYATVKPTATGAIPMVAITHEGRPTHLQGNPLHPLGGGLDSFAQASILDVYDPERSQAPLAAGKKTSWDSANKILTAAIEASKKTAGADLALVVGSTTSPTTHRLLGEIKAALPQVKLIGYEALGTEAQFQSNKDVLGAGVKTFVRFSKALRILSLDCDFLGLDPVAGEPIKQFTKQRSKDAPGGDMNRLYTLENRYTVTGGMADHRKPLAASLIPVAAAVIASELGEASAKALADTASEELKKWLAPAIADLLDNKGKSVVLAGSRYGAEVHALVAAINNALGAYGETVGLLQSTGEAEFGTLTDLTTALAAGTVKTVISLTPSNLLFDAPDAVALATTIKDKAVQLIHLGHLADLTASKAALHIPSAHYLESWSDVRAADGTYSIVQPLILPLYDGVSETELLLAILGRKKIGPAEAVKAEAGAPAPEDPAYQAVRDTFAAVVGSLDEVKWNLTLRDGFLKGSSYVKATGVVNTTAIGTLVAAAKAAPVAPTVESLEVVLTPDSGVYDGRYVNNAWLQEAPDPITKLTWDNAAWIGAATFRALGLKEGQKVQITIGDTVLKIAAIEAPGHVSNSITIPVGYGQENLGFIGSGDFDKRKGFVRGFNAYPLRKKLGDYVFTGAKIEKLEEYYELAVTQEHNTMEGRALYREGTLDTFAKKPDFAQTTGMDGHIPQNISFYKGQVGVRSETNPEGFDYEKQHQWGMTIDLSKCLGCNACNIACTSENNIAVVGKDQVRKGRLMQWIRMDRYFASATWGENNAKSDDVNVEPTVEQLENAEMVQQPVACQQCESAPCETVCPVNATVHTTDGLNAMAYNRCIGTRYCANNCPYTARRFNWFDYNKRPLDELYWGPLSTAEKTGVRESVQLQKNPNVTVRMRGVIEKCTYCVQRLEAAKIQQKQKQRDSKNFRIPTDSVKVACQAACSTDAIVFGDLADPKSAVVKSKASPRNYQLLKYIGTQPRTSYLARLRNPNKNMPGWKDIAAWSAHQI; encoded by the coding sequence ATGAAACGCATCTGGAATCACCCCGAAGAGCCTCAGACCGGCAAGCGCTACTGGCGCAGCACTGGCGAACTGGAGCAGCGCTCGGAGTTTCTGAACAAACTCGGTGTCGAGTTCCCCGCCGGTGACACCCTGAACGAGGAAGAGCGCGAGACCTCTCGCCGTGATTTCCTCAAGCTCATGGGTGCTTCCACAGCGATGATGGGCCTGGCCTCCTGCCGCCGTCCGCTGACGAACATCCTTCCTTACACGGACCACGTGGAGTGGGTTGTTCCTGGCAAACCTCTTCTTTACGCGACGGTCAAGCCAACCGCGACGGGCGCCATCCCGATGGTGGCCATCACTCATGAAGGCCGCCCAACGCACCTTCAGGGCAATCCTCTTCACCCCCTCGGTGGTGGTTTGGACAGCTTCGCCCAGGCCTCCATCCTGGACGTGTATGATCCAGAGCGTTCCCAGGCCCCTCTTGCCGCCGGCAAAAAGACCTCTTGGGATTCTGCCAATAAGATTCTGACAGCGGCTATCGAAGCCTCCAAAAAAACCGCAGGTGCCGATCTGGCCCTCGTTGTCGGTAGCACTACCTCACCGACCACCCATCGCCTCCTGGGCGAAATCAAGGCCGCCCTGCCTCAGGTCAAACTCATTGGTTACGAGGCCCTCGGCACCGAAGCTCAGTTCCAGTCCAACAAGGACGTGCTGGGTGCGGGTGTGAAGACCTTTGTTCGCTTCAGCAAGGCGCTGCGCATTCTCTCCCTTGATTGCGATTTCCTCGGGCTCGACCCTGTTGCAGGCGAGCCGATCAAGCAGTTCACCAAGCAGCGTTCCAAAGACGCTCCTGGCGGTGACATGAACCGTCTCTACACGCTGGAAAACCGTTACACCGTCACGGGTGGTATGGCCGACCATCGCAAGCCTCTGGCAGCAAGCCTCATCCCCGTCGCCGCAGCGGTCATCGCTTCGGAATTGGGTGAAGCCTCCGCCAAAGCTCTGGCAGACACCGCTTCCGAAGAGCTCAAGAAGTGGCTGGCTCCCGCCATCGCTGACTTGTTGGATAACAAAGGCAAGTCCGTTGTCCTCGCTGGTTCCCGCTACGGCGCTGAAGTGCACGCTCTCGTCGCTGCCATCAACAACGCCCTCGGTGCCTACGGTGAAACCGTTGGCTTGCTACAGTCCACCGGCGAAGCTGAATTCGGCACTCTGACTGATCTCACCACGGCTCTGGCCGCTGGCACTGTGAAGACCGTGATCTCCCTCACGCCTTCCAACCTCCTGTTTGATGCTCCAGACGCCGTCGCTCTGGCCACGACGATCAAGGACAAGGCTGTTCAGTTGATCCATCTCGGTCACTTGGCAGATCTCACGGCATCAAAAGCTGCCCTGCACATTCCTTCGGCGCATTATCTGGAATCTTGGAGCGACGTCCGCGCCGCGGATGGCACCTATTCTATCGTTCAGCCGCTAATCCTGCCTCTCTACGACGGCGTCAGCGAAACCGAACTTCTTCTCGCCATCCTGGGCCGCAAGAAAATCGGTCCTGCCGAAGCTGTGAAGGCTGAAGCGGGTGCTCCAGCGCCCGAAGATCCGGCCTACCAGGCCGTGCGTGACACTTTCGCAGCCGTCGTCGGCAGCCTGGATGAAGTGAAGTGGAACCTGACCCTGCGTGATGGTTTCCTCAAAGGCTCTTCCTATGTGAAAGCGACGGGCGTGGTTAATACCACCGCCATCGGCACCCTGGTGGCTGCTGCCAAGGCTGCTCCCGTTGCCCCGACGGTCGAGTCCCTCGAAGTCGTCCTCACTCCTGACTCAGGCGTCTATGATGGTCGTTACGTCAACAATGCTTGGTTGCAGGAAGCTCCAGACCCCATCACCAAGCTCACTTGGGACAATGCCGCCTGGATCGGTGCCGCCACCTTCCGCGCGTTGGGTCTCAAGGAAGGACAGAAGGTTCAGATCACCATCGGTGACACGGTCCTGAAGATCGCCGCCATCGAAGCTCCCGGCCACGTCTCGAATTCCATCACAATCCCCGTCGGTTACGGCCAGGAAAACCTCGGTTTCATCGGCTCCGGTGACTTTGACAAGCGCAAGGGTTTTGTCCGTGGTTTCAATGCCTACCCGCTTCGCAAGAAGCTGGGCGATTACGTCTTCACGGGCGCTAAGATCGAGAAGCTCGAAGAATACTATGAGCTGGCAGTGACGCAGGAGCACAACACGATGGAAGGCCGTGCGCTTTATCGTGAAGGCACCCTCGATACCTTTGCCAAAAAGCCCGACTTCGCCCAGACCACGGGCATGGACGGCCACATCCCGCAGAACATCTCCTTCTACAAAGGCCAGGTGGGCGTGCGCAGCGAGACGAATCCCGAAGGTTTTGACTACGAGAAGCAGCACCAGTGGGGCATGACGATTGACCTCAGCAAGTGCTTGGGTTGCAACGCTTGTAACATTGCTTGTACCTCCGAAAACAACATCGCGGTTGTTGGTAAAGATCAGGTCCGCAAAGGCCGTCTCATGCAGTGGATCCGTATGGACCGCTACTTCGCCAGCGCCACCTGGGGTGAAAACAACGCGAAGTCGGATGACGTCAACGTCGAGCCTACCGTCGAGCAGCTTGAAAATGCTGAGATGGTGCAGCAGCCCGTCGCCTGCCAGCAGTGCGAATCCGCTCCTTGTGAAACCGTCTGCCCGGTGAATGCCACGGTGCATACCACGGATGGTCTGAACGCCATGGCCTATAACCGTTGCATCGGCACCCGTTATTGCGCCAACAACTGCCCTTACACAGCGCGTCGTTTCAACTGGTTCGACTACAACAAGCGTCCTCTGGATGAGCTTTACTGGGGTCCGCTTTCCACCGCTGAGAAGACTGGCGTGCGTGAGTCCGTGCAGCTTCAGAAGAATCCAAACGTCACCGTCCGTATGCGCGGTGTCATCGAGAAGTGCACTTACTGCGTCCAGCGCCTGGAAGCAGCCAAGATTCAGCAGAAGCAGAAGCAGCGTGATTCGAAGAACTTCCGTATCCCGACGGATTCCGTCAAGGTGGCCTGTCAGGCTGCCTGCTCCACGGATGCCATCGTCTTCGGTGACCTTGCCGATCCAAAGTCTGCGGTCGTGAAGTCGAAGGCTTCTCCTCGCAACTATCAGCTTCTCAAATACATCGGTACCCAGCCTCGCACGAGCTACCTGGCCCGTCTGCGCAATCCTAACAAAAACATGCCAGGCTGGAAAGACATTGCCGCCTGGAGCGCCCACCAAATCTAA
- the nrfD gene encoding NrfD/PsrC family molybdoenzyme membrane anchor subunit, translating to MEATATTHSTEAHTGPARILDREPLVLNNRSYSWITNRICGIVENKQPMLWWVLFVPSVLLTLLTVFCFTYLISTGVGVWGQKQPVAWAWDITNFVFWIGIGHAGTLISAILFLTRQKWRTSVNRAAEAMTIFAVMCAGLFPAFHVGRVWMVWFLAPIPNANAVWQNFKSPLLWDVFAVSTYFTVSAVFWFLGLVPDLATLRDRCKPGLRKTLYGIFSLGWRGANRHWSHYETAYMLLAALSTPLVLSVHSVVSFDFATSIVPGWHTTIFPPYFVAGAIFGGFAMVLTLMIPVSKIYGLGDLITPKHIDNMAKIILLTGTIVGYAYCMEFFIAYYGANKYELQTFQLRGLYGPSTWAYYFMFGFNVFAPQLFWYRPFRHNLWVVMFVCMCVNAGMWFERYVIIATTLERHLTPGSWRVYEATWVDKYTFLGTFGLFMMLFLLFLRFLPVIAIGEVKGVLPQSNPHASDHDEKGIQEEDLMNYSDRHVAKTVA from the coding sequence ATGGAAGCCACCGCTACCACTCACTCAACGGAAGCCCACACTGGCCCCGCTCGCATCCTGGATCGCGAGCCCCTGGTGCTGAACAACCGTTCCTACTCCTGGATCACCAACCGCATCTGCGGGATCGTGGAAAACAAGCAGCCCATGCTTTGGTGGGTGCTGTTTGTGCCCTCCGTCCTGCTGACGTTGCTCACCGTGTTCTGCTTCACTTACCTCATCTCCACCGGCGTCGGTGTTTGGGGTCAGAAGCAGCCCGTCGCCTGGGCCTGGGACATCACGAACTTCGTGTTCTGGATCGGTATCGGCCACGCCGGTACCCTCATCTCCGCCATTCTTTTCCTGACTCGTCAGAAGTGGCGTACGTCGGTGAACCGTGCTGCTGAGGCCATGACCATCTTTGCCGTGATGTGCGCCGGTTTGTTCCCGGCCTTCCACGTCGGTCGTGTCTGGATGGTGTGGTTCCTCGCTCCGATCCCGAACGCCAACGCGGTCTGGCAGAACTTTAAGTCGCCGCTCCTTTGGGACGTGTTCGCCGTGTCCACCTACTTCACGGTGTCCGCCGTGTTCTGGTTTCTCGGTCTGGTGCCTGACTTGGCCACCCTGCGTGACCGCTGCAAACCCGGCCTGCGCAAGACCCTCTACGGCATCTTCTCCCTCGGCTGGCGCGGTGCCAACCGTCACTGGAGCCACTACGAAACGGCCTACATGTTGTTGGCGGCTCTCTCCACCCCGCTGGTGCTTTCCGTGCACTCCGTGGTGTCCTTCGACTTCGCCACCTCCATCGTTCCTGGTTGGCACACCACCATCTTCCCGCCTTACTTCGTGGCTGGCGCTATCTTCGGCGGTTTCGCCATGGTGCTCACGCTTATGATCCCGGTCTCGAAGATCTATGGCCTGGGCGACCTCATTACGCCCAAGCACATTGATAACATGGCCAAGATCATCCTGCTCACAGGAACGATCGTCGGTTACGCCTACTGCATGGAGTTCTTCATCGCTTACTACGGTGCGAACAAGTATGAGCTTCAGACCTTCCAGCTTCGCGGTCTTTACGGTCCTTCCACCTGGGCTTACTACTTCATGTTCGGGTTCAACGTGTTTGCCCCGCAGCTTTTCTGGTATCGCCCCTTCCGCCACAATCTGTGGGTCGTCATGTTCGTCTGTATGTGCGTGAACGCTGGCATGTGGTTCGAGCGTTACGTGATCATCGCCACCACGCTGGAGCGCCATCTCACCCCAGGTTCCTGGCGTGTGTATGAGGCCACTTGGGTGGATAAATACACCTTCCTCGGCACCTTCGGCCTGTTCATGATGTTGTTCCTGCTGTTCCTGCGCTTCCTACCAGTCATCGCCATCGGTGAAGTGAAGGGCGTGCTGCCTCAGTCCAATCCTCATGCGAGCGATCACGACGAGAAGGGCATTCAGGAGGAGGACCTCATGAACTACTCCGACCGCCACGTGGCTAAGACCGTCGCCTGA